From one Rhodovulum sp. ES.010 genomic stretch:
- a CDS encoding multidrug effflux MFS transporter encodes MSELPIDQRPMTEARRLSRPEFVAMMALLFATVAFSIDAMLPALPQIGRELTPESLNHAQYVITVFVAGMGLGTLFAGPLSDSFGRKRVILGGAALYLAGAVLAGLGQSLELMLLGRAVQGLGAAAPRVVALAVVRDLYAGRDMARIVSFVMTIFTLLPAIAPLIGAGIIALAGWRAIFGAFLVFSLLSIGWYALRQPETLPVAGRRPLRAAPLIEAAREVFADPVARIAVLVQTLVFSVLFMTLTSIQQVFDIHFERGDGFPLWFGLIAVIAGSASFTNAMLVGKLGMRFLIRTTLIAQMGISGVMAVMFWAGLWPDWAAFPAFVLWAITLFGMLGLTIGNLNALAMEPLGHIAGMAASIMGALATVFSAILAAPVGQAFDGTPRPLALGVFLAVTAAVALMTRLPER; translated from the coding sequence ATGTCTGAACTGCCGATCGACCAGCGCCCGATGACCGAGGCGCGCCGCCTGTCCCGCCCGGAATTCGTGGCGATGATGGCGCTTCTGTTCGCAACCGTCGCGTTCTCGATCGACGCGATGCTGCCCGCCCTGCCTCAGATCGGCCGCGAACTCACGCCCGAGAGCCTGAACCACGCCCAATACGTCATCACCGTCTTCGTCGCGGGTATGGGCCTGGGAACGCTGTTTGCCGGGCCGTTGTCAGACTCCTTCGGGCGCAAGCGCGTGATATTGGGTGGTGCGGCGCTCTATCTCGCGGGGGCGGTCCTGGCGGGCCTCGGCCAGTCGCTGGAACTGATGCTGCTTGGCCGAGCGGTGCAGGGTCTGGGTGCCGCGGCGCCCCGCGTGGTGGCGCTGGCGGTTGTGCGCGATCTCTATGCGGGCCGGGACATGGCGCGGATCGTCTCTTTCGTGATGACGATCTTCACGCTGCTGCCGGCCATCGCGCCGCTGATCGGTGCCGGCATCATCGCGCTGGCGGGCTGGCGCGCGATCTTCGGCGCCTTCCTCGTCTTCTCTCTGCTGTCCATAGGCTGGTACGCGCTGCGCCAGCCCGAGACCTTGCCCGTTGCCGGCCGCCGCCCACTGCGGGCTGCACCGCTCATCGAGGCCGCTCGCGAGGTGTTTGCCGACCCGGTGGCGCGTATCGCGGTGCTGGTGCAGACGCTGGTTTTCTCGGTGCTGTTCATGACCCTTACATCAATCCAACAGGTCTTTGACATACATTTCGAACGCGGCGACGGCTTCCCCCTATGGTTCGGGCTGATCGCGGTGATCGCAGGCAGCGCGAGCTTCACCAACGCGATGCTCGTCGGCAAGCTGGGGATGCGGTTCCTGATCCGCACGACGCTCATCGCGCAGATGGGCATTTCCGGCGTCATGGCGGTGATGTTCTGGGCCGGGCTGTGGCCGGACTGGGCGGCATTCCCGGCCTTCGTGCTCTGGGCCATCACGCTGTTCGGCATGCTGGGGCTGACGATCGGCAACCTGAACGCGCTGGCGATGGAACCGCTCGGCCATATCGCCGGGATGGCCGCCTCGATCATGGGGGCGCTTGCCACAGTCTTTTCCGCGATCCTCGCCGCGCCCGTCGGCCAGGCCTTCGATGGCACGCCGCGCCCGCTCGCGCTAGGCGTGTTTCTCGCCGTGACGGCGGCAGTGGCGCTCATGACCCGCTTGCCCGAGCGCTAA
- a CDS encoding DsbA family oxidoreductase encodes MVPLDILADPICPWCLIGKRLLKNALAKRPDHPFVIAWHPFQLNPDMPAGGMDRRAYLEAKFGGREAAAKTYAEIDEKARAAGLDLNLAAIRRTPNTLDAHRLIHWAGVEHRQSALVDALFAAYFFEGHDIGDVGVLTDIAAAAGMDPDMVARLLASEADVEEVRSRDAHARARGVTGVPTFVVAERHVLVGAQPTALWEKVIAELAGDPGAGPLQ; translated from the coding sequence ATGGTGCCGCTTGACATCCTCGCCGACCCGATCTGTCCGTGGTGCCTTATCGGCAAGCGGCTGCTGAAAAATGCTCTGGCCAAACGCCCCGACCACCCTTTCGTAATCGCCTGGCACCCGTTCCAACTGAATCCCGACATGCCCGCGGGCGGCATGGACCGGCGCGCCTATCTCGAAGCCAAGTTCGGCGGTCGGGAAGCGGCCGCGAAGACCTATGCCGAGATCGACGAAAAGGCGCGGGCGGCGGGGCTGGACCTGAACCTTGCCGCGATAAGGCGCACGCCGAACACGCTGGACGCGCACCGGCTCATCCATTGGGCCGGCGTTGAGCATCGGCAGTCGGCCTTGGTCGATGCGCTGTTTGCGGCCTATTTCTTCGAGGGCCATGATATCGGTGACGTGGGCGTGCTGACAGACATCGCTGCGGCTGCGGGCATGGATCCGGACATGGTCGCGCGCCTGCTCGCCTCGGAGGCGGACGTGGAGGAGGTTCGCAGCCGCGACGCCCATGCCCGCGCACGCGGCGTTACCGGCGTGCCCACCTTCGTCGTGGCCGAGCGCCACGTGCTGGTCGGCGCCCAGCCCACCGCGCTGTGGGAGAAGGTGATCGCGGAACTGGCGGGCGATCCGGGGGCCGGACCGCTGCAATAG